A single window of Caminicella sporogenes DSM 14501 DNA harbors:
- a CDS encoding RNA polymerase sigma factor yields the protein MNEKVLSEQEFNRLINEYGTEILRLSYLYLKDYQLAEDACQDTFLKVYNKFHTFKGDSSEKTWITRICINVCKNYLRSSWLKRIVLNDKKLKNKKDLDKELFNKVENNDLLKSIMNLKPKYREVILMYYYQQFTVKEIAEILCISESNVYTRLSRARKELKDKGIGGMVYE from the coding sequence GTGAATGAGAAAGTATTAAGCGAACAAGAATTTAACCGTTTGATAAATGAATATGGTACAGAAATTTTAAGACTGAGTTATTTATATTTAAAAGACTATCAATTAGCTGAAGATGCATGTCAAGATACTTTCTTAAAGGTATATAATAAATTTCATACTTTTAAAGGGGATTCATCAGAAAAAACTTGGATTACAAGAATATGTATTAATGTATGTAAGAACTATTTACGAAGTTCATGGTTAAAAAGAATTGTATTAAATGATAAAAAATTAAAAAATAAGAAAGATTTAGATAAAGAATTATTTAATAAAGTTGAAAACAATGATTTATTAAAGTCAATAATGAATTTAAAACCAAAATATAGAGAAGTTATTTTAATGTATTATTATCAACAATTCACTGTTAAAGAAATAGCAGAGATTTTATGTATTTCTGAATCAAATGTATACACTAGATTATCAAGAGCAAGGAAGGAATTAAAAGATAAAGGGATAGGAGGGATGGTTTATGAATAA
- a CDS encoding sulfite exporter TauE/SafE family protein, giving the protein MFKIETIFILSIIIFLIAVTMSMVGKGGGNFYLLAMVLSGISMHNAATSSQLIMMATSIVSMLVFNKHKRVDWKLALIIDPPTDMMAFVGGYFASNWAGNTLKLMFAISLIVISIFMFIPVKEKIISNDKKFGYWKRKFGSSEYVVNLWLAIPITAAVGFFAGAIGISGGTFKIPLMVLACGVPIEIAVGTSSAMVAVTALMGFLGHSINGDFNPQIAIPLTIIAIIGGLIGSKFAIKSKPKNLKLIFATTNLIAAILMIINIIY; this is encoded by the coding sequence GTGTTTAAAATAGAAACTATATTCATTTTGAGTATAATTATCTTTTTAATAGCAGTAACAATGTCAATGGTAGGTAAAGGCGGAGGAAATTTTTATCTATTAGCAATGGTATTATCAGGTATCTCAATGCACAATGCAGCAACATCTTCTCAACTAATAATGATGGCAACTTCTATTGTTTCTATGCTTGTTTTTAATAAACATAAACGAGTAGATTGGAAATTAGCATTAATTATCGACCCACCTACAGATATGATGGCTTTTGTTGGAGGATATTTTGCATCTAATTGGGCAGGCAATACTTTAAAATTAATGTTTGCTATTTCGTTAATAGTTATATCTATATTCATGTTTATTCCTGTTAAAGAAAAAATCATTTCTAATGATAAAAAATTTGGCTATTGGAAAAGAAAATTTGGTAGTAGTGAATATGTAGTTAACTTATGGTTAGCTATCCCCATAACAGCAGCAGTTGGCTTCTTTGCAGGTGCAATTGGAATTTCCGGTGGAACATTTAAAATACCACTTATGGTACTAGCATGTGGTGTTCCTATAGAAATAGCAGTAGGAACTTCATCAGCTATGGTTGCAGTAACTGCATTGATGGGATTTTTAGGTCATAGTATAAATGGTGATTTTAATCCTCAAATTGCCATTCCTCTTACAATAATAGCTATAATAGGTGGTCTTATTGGAAGTAAATTTGCTATTAAAAGTAAACCTAAAAATCTAAAACTTATATTCGCTACAACTAATCTCATTGCAGCTATACTTATGATAATTAATATAATATACTAA
- a CDS encoding YebC/PmpR family DNA-binding transcriptional regulator, producing the protein MAGHSKWANIKHRKGKQDAKRAKMFTKLARCIMVAAREGGSDPEYNSALKSAIEKAKAANMPNDNIERAIKKGAGELDGVNYEEITYEGYGPGGVAVFVEVLTDNRNRAAADVRHYFTKCGGNLGANGCVSWMFDKKGVLIIDRTDEIDEEELMVQAIDAGAEDFNSEEEYFEITTAPDDFANVRDALKQAGYTFSTAEISYIPQNYQKLESEDDIKNMNKLIDLLEDNDDVQNVYHNWDMPGDLE; encoded by the coding sequence ATGGCAGGACATTCAAAGTGGGCTAACATTAAACATAGAAAAGGAAAACAAGATGCTAAAAGAGCTAAGATGTTTACAAAACTTGCTAGATGTATAATGGTAGCAGCTAGAGAAGGTGGTTCAGATCCAGAATATAATTCAGCACTTAAAAGTGCAATAGAAAAAGCTAAAGCTGCTAATATGCCTAATGATAATATAGAAAGAGCTATTAAAAAAGGTGCTGGGGAATTAGATGGAGTAAATTACGAAGAAATTACTTATGAAGGTTATGGGCCAGGTGGAGTTGCCGTTTTTGTTGAAGTTTTAACTGATAATAGAAATAGAGCTGCAGCAGATGTAAGACACTATTTTACTAAATGTGGCGGCAATTTAGGTGCAAATGGTTGTGTATCATGGATGTTTGATAAAAAAGGTGTATTGATAATAGATAGAACTGATGAAATAGATGAGGAAGAATTAATGGTGCAGGCTATTGATGCTGGAGCTGAAGATTTTAATTCAGAAGAAGAATATTTTGAAATAACAACTGCTCCAGATGATTTTGCAAATGTAAGAGATGCTTTAAAACAGGCAGGATATACATTTTCAACTGCAGAAATATCATATATACCTCAAAATTATCAAAAATTAGAAAGTGAAGATGATATTAAAAATATGAACAAGTTAATTGATTTACTTGAAGATAATGATGATGTACAAAACGTATATCACAACTGGGATATGCCAGGGGACTTAGAGTAA